In Phyllopteryx taeniolatus isolate TA_2022b chromosome 8, UOR_Ptae_1.2, whole genome shotgun sequence, one genomic interval encodes:
- the postnb gene encoding periostin, osteoblast specific factor b isoform X1 yields the protein MKLLFAATFALFVLSSLLDEAHSSAYDKIVAHSRIRARNQGPNVCALQQVMGTRKKYFSTCRNWYQGAICGKKATVLYECCPGYMKLDGMRGCPAVAPIDHVYGTLGMVKAHSTQRYADMSKLRGEIEGSGSYTFFAPSNDAWELLDESMRTALVSNINIELYNALHYHMANQRLLTKDLRNGMTVTSMYNDLGLLINHYSNGVVTVNCARIIHGNQVATNGVVHVIDRVISAVGTTIQDVIEVDDDLSTLSDIAQNSGLLDKLGQPGHFTLFAPTNEAFAKLGGDVLERLQSDKQVLQALLNFHLLDSVQCSEAIMAGTSYETLEGNNIVIGCDGESLTVNGIKMVRKKDIVTTNGVIHLIDQVLMPDSAKQVMELVGSSQSTFGDMVSELGLSAAMRPEAEYTLLAPLNTAFNDEVMSMDQRMLKFILENHILKKKIILGQLYNGQTLETIGGKLLRVFIYRTAVCIENSCLIRGSKEGSNGALHLMRSFLKPAEKSVYEILRDNGGFKIFLSLMEDAGLTALLRQEGDFTLFAPTDKAFAGLKERDFTLLKSDVNALRTILLYHINNGIFIGGGLETGVTNLLKSLQGSNLKVMFANDTMRVNSVQIPDSDIMATNGVIHFVNRLLYPADIPVGSQDLLSLLKRLITYIQIKYIPGFRYQEIPLTFLTPDVTKVTRVIQQEPSITKVTRVIEREPTITKVTRVVSGPQYSVSTGTSHVEVDGTNLAEISTIEKDNNFDGDRLVKMIKEGVSRRKPTRRVLAGTRRRGRDLASTKGSDRN from the exons ATGAAGCTCCTCTTCGCGGCCACCTTTGCACTCTTTGTGCTCTCATCCTTGTTGGACGAGGCGCACTCGTCGGCCTACGACAAGATAGTGGCGCACAGTCGCATCCGGGCGAGGAACCAAGG GCCCAATGTGTGCGCCTTGCAGCAAGTCATGGGCACCAGGAAGAAGTACTTCAGCACTTGTCGCAATTGGTACCAAGGCGCCATCTGTGGAAAGAAAGC GACCGTCCTTTACGAGTGCTGCCCAGGCTACATGAAACTGGATGGAATGCGCGGTTGCCCTGCAG TGGCCCCGATCGACCATGTGTATGGCACATTGGGCATGGTGAAGGCCCATTCCACACAAAGATACGCTGACATGTCCAAGCTAAGGGGTGAGATCGAGGGATCTGGCTCGTACACCTTCTTTGCACCCAGCAATGACGCCTGGGAGCTTTTGGATGAG AGCATGCGGACTGCGCTTGTGAGCAACATCAACATCGAGCTGTACAACGCCTTGCATTACCACATGGCCAACCAGCGCCTCCTGACCAAAGACTTACGCAACGGCATGACAGTCACCTCCATGTACAACGACCTGGGTCTTCTCATCAATCACTACTCCAACGGG GTGGTGACCGTCAACTGCGCTAGGATCATCCACGGCAACCAGGTGGCCACCAACGGCGTTGTCCATGTGATCGACCGCGTCATCAGCGCCGTCGGGACCACCATTCAGGACGTTATTGAGGTTGACGATGACCTGTCCACACTGAGT GATATTGCCCAAAACTCTGGATTGCTGGACAAGCTGGGTCAGCCCGGACATTTCACTCTATTCGCCCCCACCAACGAAGCCTTTGCCAAGCTAGGAGGTGACGTGCTGGAAAGGCTCCAGAGCGACAAGCAGGTCCTCCAAG CTCTTCTGAATTTCCACCTCCTGGACTCGGTGCAGTGCTCCGAGGCCATCATGGCCGGCACTTCTTATGAGACTCTGGAGGGCAACAACATTGTGATCGGCTGTGACGGCGAGAGCTTGACTGTCAATGGCATTAAGATGGTACGCAAGAAGGACATTGTCACAACCAACGGCGTCATCCACCTCATTGATCAAGTGCTCATGCCAGACTCAG CTAAACAGGTGATGGAATTGGTGGGAAGCTCCCAGTCCACCTTTGGCGACATGGTGTCAGAGCTGGGTCTCTCTGCTGCCATGAGGCCTGAGGCCGAGTACACTCTCCTGGCCCCGCTCAACACCGCCTTCAACG ATGAGGTGATGTCCATGGATCAAAGGATGCTCAAGTTTATCCTGGAGAACCACATCCTGAAGAAAAAGATCATCCTCGGACAGCTTTACAATGGCCAGACGCTGGAGACAATTGGCGGGAAGCTTCTGAGGGTCTTCATCTATCGCACT GCCGTGTGCATCGAGAACTCCTGCCTTATCAGAGGTAGCAAGGAGGGAAGCAACGGAGCGCTCCATCTCATGAGGAGCTTCCTCAAACCGGCCGAAAAATCCGTGTATGAGATTCTGAGAGATAATGGCGGGTTCAA GATCTTTTTGTCTCTGATGGAAGATGCCGGACTGACTGCGTTGTTGAGACAAGAGGGAGACTTCACCTTATTCGCCCCTACCGACAAGGCTTTTGCTGGTTTGAAAGAGAGAGATTTCACTCTGCTGAAGA GTGACGTAAATGCTCTCCGAACCATCCTTCTGTACCACATcaataatggcattttcattggTGGCGGTTTGGAGACTGGAGTGACGAACCTTCTCAAGTCCCTGCAAGGCAGCAAcctcaaagtgatgttt GCAAACGACACCATGCGAGTCAATTCAGTCCAAATCCCCGACTCTGACATCATGGCCACAAATGGAGTCATTCACTTTGTCAACCGACTCTTGTATCCCGCAG ATATCCCTGTTGGAAGCCAGGATCTCCTCTCGCTACTGAAGAGGCTCATTACCTATATACAGATTAAG TACATTCCAGGCTTCCGATACCAGGAAATCCCCCTCACGTTTTTGA CTCCCGACGTGACCAAAGTGACGAGGGTCATCCAACAGGAGCCGTCCATCACCAAAGTGACCAGGGTCATTGAACGTGAACCCACCATCACCAAAGTCACCAGAGTTGTCTCAG GACCTCAGTACTCAGTCAGCACTGGCACCTCCCACGTTGAAGTGGACG GAACTAACCTTGCAGAAATCTCTACCATCGAAAAGGATAACAATTTCGATGGCGACCGACTTGTCAAAATGATCAAAG AGGGCGTTTCAAGGAGAAAACCTACCCGAAGAGTTTTAG CTGGCACCAGGCGAAGAGGAAGGGACTTAGCCTCGACGAAGGGGAGTGACCGGAATTAA
- the postnb gene encoding periostin, osteoblast specific factor b isoform X2 has protein sequence MKLLFAATFALFVLSSLLDEAHSSAYDKIVAHSRIRARNQGPNVCALQQVMGTRKKYFSTCRNWYQGAICGKKATVLYECCPGYMKLDGMRGCPAVAPIDHVYGTLGMVKAHSTQRYADMSKLRGEIEGSGSYTFFAPSNDAWELLDESMRTALVSNINIELYNALHYHMANQRLLTKDLRNGMTVTSMYNDLGLLINHYSNGVVTVNCARIIHGNQVATNGVVHVIDRVISAVGTTIQDVIEVDDDLSTLSDIAQNSGLLDKLGQPGHFTLFAPTNEAFAKLGGDVLERLQSDKQVLQALLNFHLLDSVQCSEAIMAGTSYETLEGNNIVIGCDGESLTVNGIKMVRKKDIVTTNGVIHLIDQVLMPDSAKQVMELVGSSQSTFGDMVSELGLSAAMRPEAEYTLLAPLNTAFNDEVMSMDQRMLKFILENHILKKKIILGQLYNGQTLETIGGKLLRVFIYRTAVCIENSCLIRGSKEGSNGALHLMRSFLKPAEKSVYEILRDNGGFKIFLSLMEDAGLTALLRQEGDFTLFAPTDKAFAGLKERDFTLLKSDVNALRTILLYHINNGIFIGGGLETGVTNLLKSLQGSNLKVMFANDTMRVNSVQIPDSDIMATNGVIHFVNRLLYPADIPVGSQDLLSLLKRLITYIQIKYIPGFRYQEIPLTFLTPDVTKVTRVIQQEPSITKVTRVIEREPTITKVTRVVSGPQYSVSTGTSHVEVDGTNLAEISTIEKDNNFDGDRLVKMIKAGTRRRGRDLASTKGSDRN, from the exons ATGAAGCTCCTCTTCGCGGCCACCTTTGCACTCTTTGTGCTCTCATCCTTGTTGGACGAGGCGCACTCGTCGGCCTACGACAAGATAGTGGCGCACAGTCGCATCCGGGCGAGGAACCAAGG GCCCAATGTGTGCGCCTTGCAGCAAGTCATGGGCACCAGGAAGAAGTACTTCAGCACTTGTCGCAATTGGTACCAAGGCGCCATCTGTGGAAAGAAAGC GACCGTCCTTTACGAGTGCTGCCCAGGCTACATGAAACTGGATGGAATGCGCGGTTGCCCTGCAG TGGCCCCGATCGACCATGTGTATGGCACATTGGGCATGGTGAAGGCCCATTCCACACAAAGATACGCTGACATGTCCAAGCTAAGGGGTGAGATCGAGGGATCTGGCTCGTACACCTTCTTTGCACCCAGCAATGACGCCTGGGAGCTTTTGGATGAG AGCATGCGGACTGCGCTTGTGAGCAACATCAACATCGAGCTGTACAACGCCTTGCATTACCACATGGCCAACCAGCGCCTCCTGACCAAAGACTTACGCAACGGCATGACAGTCACCTCCATGTACAACGACCTGGGTCTTCTCATCAATCACTACTCCAACGGG GTGGTGACCGTCAACTGCGCTAGGATCATCCACGGCAACCAGGTGGCCACCAACGGCGTTGTCCATGTGATCGACCGCGTCATCAGCGCCGTCGGGACCACCATTCAGGACGTTATTGAGGTTGACGATGACCTGTCCACACTGAGT GATATTGCCCAAAACTCTGGATTGCTGGACAAGCTGGGTCAGCCCGGACATTTCACTCTATTCGCCCCCACCAACGAAGCCTTTGCCAAGCTAGGAGGTGACGTGCTGGAAAGGCTCCAGAGCGACAAGCAGGTCCTCCAAG CTCTTCTGAATTTCCACCTCCTGGACTCGGTGCAGTGCTCCGAGGCCATCATGGCCGGCACTTCTTATGAGACTCTGGAGGGCAACAACATTGTGATCGGCTGTGACGGCGAGAGCTTGACTGTCAATGGCATTAAGATGGTACGCAAGAAGGACATTGTCACAACCAACGGCGTCATCCACCTCATTGATCAAGTGCTCATGCCAGACTCAG CTAAACAGGTGATGGAATTGGTGGGAAGCTCCCAGTCCACCTTTGGCGACATGGTGTCAGAGCTGGGTCTCTCTGCTGCCATGAGGCCTGAGGCCGAGTACACTCTCCTGGCCCCGCTCAACACCGCCTTCAACG ATGAGGTGATGTCCATGGATCAAAGGATGCTCAAGTTTATCCTGGAGAACCACATCCTGAAGAAAAAGATCATCCTCGGACAGCTTTACAATGGCCAGACGCTGGAGACAATTGGCGGGAAGCTTCTGAGGGTCTTCATCTATCGCACT GCCGTGTGCATCGAGAACTCCTGCCTTATCAGAGGTAGCAAGGAGGGAAGCAACGGAGCGCTCCATCTCATGAGGAGCTTCCTCAAACCGGCCGAAAAATCCGTGTATGAGATTCTGAGAGATAATGGCGGGTTCAA GATCTTTTTGTCTCTGATGGAAGATGCCGGACTGACTGCGTTGTTGAGACAAGAGGGAGACTTCACCTTATTCGCCCCTACCGACAAGGCTTTTGCTGGTTTGAAAGAGAGAGATTTCACTCTGCTGAAGA GTGACGTAAATGCTCTCCGAACCATCCTTCTGTACCACATcaataatggcattttcattggTGGCGGTTTGGAGACTGGAGTGACGAACCTTCTCAAGTCCCTGCAAGGCAGCAAcctcaaagtgatgttt GCAAACGACACCATGCGAGTCAATTCAGTCCAAATCCCCGACTCTGACATCATGGCCACAAATGGAGTCATTCACTTTGTCAACCGACTCTTGTATCCCGCAG ATATCCCTGTTGGAAGCCAGGATCTCCTCTCGCTACTGAAGAGGCTCATTACCTATATACAGATTAAG TACATTCCAGGCTTCCGATACCAGGAAATCCCCCTCACGTTTTTGA CTCCCGACGTGACCAAAGTGACGAGGGTCATCCAACAGGAGCCGTCCATCACCAAAGTGACCAGGGTCATTGAACGTGAACCCACCATCACCAAAGTCACCAGAGTTGTCTCAG GACCTCAGTACTCAGTCAGCACTGGCACCTCCCACGTTGAAGTGGACG GAACTAACCTTGCAGAAATCTCTACCATCGAAAAGGATAACAATTTCGATGGCGACCGACTTGTCAAAATGATCAAAG CTGGCACCAGGCGAAGAGGAAGGGACTTAGCCTCGACGAAGGGGAGTGACCGGAATTAA